In Cytophagales bacterium, the following are encoded in one genomic region:
- a CDS encoding chemotaxis protein CheA, producing MKSKEEEYKALFLADALQNFEELNKHFIVLEKKHSDKQAVNSIFRIVHTLKGNAMGMGYEAIANLTHVMEDLMGEIKENRIELDSDLFASLFRAADKLGELIKALETGGKVSYLGIRTKLEVLLKNRKEDQAPEAEETPEVEPETAPEPTTPVVQEEEAVEEADTDEITFADVIQIPVRKMDELMTLVGQLIIEKDRLIAENRSLDRRSQFEGLQRISSNLQYAVMNARMVQMGFLFNKFHRIVRDAAVIEGKDVSLELKGTHIEIDRNVLKAMGDSLIHLVRNAVSHGVEMPKQRKELGKPKTGTITLDASYEKDYVQITIIDDGQGIDEAAIRKKLVEKKLMNEQTANALSEDDVIRQIFQPGFSNAAKVTEISGRGVGMDVVKKAVESVGGQVIIDTEINKGTTIKLLLPSSLALKGALLFELSEQTYAIALSYTEAVLSLKKGDIHKLGNTLMTKYQEETIPILFLKDLIGLTKLSDVTDGGVLHHSFKETADDQQFDMIVVSFAGKLTGIVVDRLLYQKEIIEKPLAKPLDKTKLLSGTTILGNGQVCPVIDIAAMTEILFKSSINQ from the coding sequence TTGAAATCAAAAGAAGAAGAATATAAAGCCCTGTTTCTGGCAGATGCCCTTCAGAATTTTGAAGAACTCAACAAACACTTCATTGTTCTCGAAAAGAAGCATTCGGATAAACAGGCCGTCAACTCGATTTTCAGGATCGTGCATACCCTCAAAGGCAATGCAATGGGCATGGGTTATGAAGCCATTGCTAACCTGACCCATGTCATGGAAGATCTGATGGGAGAGATCAAAGAGAATCGGATCGAACTGGACAGTGACCTGTTCGCCAGCTTGTTCCGTGCAGCGGACAAACTTGGAGAATTGATCAAAGCCCTGGAAACCGGTGGAAAGGTCAGCTATCTCGGTATTCGGACGAAACTCGAAGTGCTGCTCAAGAACCGAAAAGAAGACCAGGCGCCCGAGGCAGAAGAAACACCCGAAGTTGAGCCTGAAACGGCTCCTGAGCCTACCACTCCGGTTGTGCAGGAAGAGGAAGCGGTAGAAGAGGCTGATACTGATGAGATCACATTCGCAGATGTCATCCAGATTCCTGTGCGGAAAATGGATGAATTGATGACACTTGTAGGACAGCTCATCATTGAGAAAGATCGATTGATAGCTGAAAACCGGTCGCTGGACCGGCGCTCGCAGTTCGAAGGCTTGCAACGCATCTCATCCAATTTGCAGTATGCGGTCATGAATGCACGGATGGTGCAGATGGGATTCTTGTTTAATAAATTTCACCGGATTGTTAGGGATGCCGCCGTAATAGAAGGCAAAGACGTGTCGTTGGAATTGAAGGGTACGCACATCGAGATTGACCGGAATGTACTAAAGGCCATGGGAGATTCGCTCATTCATCTGGTACGAAATGCGGTGAGCCATGGGGTGGAAATGCCCAAGCAGCGAAAGGAGCTGGGAAAACCAAAGACAGGAACCATCACCCTGGATGCGAGTTACGAAAAGGATTACGTTCAAATTACCATCATTGATGATGGACAAGGGATCGATGAAGCTGCCATACGGAAGAAGCTTGTTGAAAAGAAACTGATGAACGAGCAAACAGCAAATGCGCTTTCAGAGGATGATGTAATTCGGCAAATCTTTCAGCCTGGTTTTTCCAATGCTGCCAAAGTAACAGAGATCTCAGGAAGAGGTGTCGGAATGGACGTGGTGAAGAAAGCGGTAGAATCCGTAGGTGGCCAGGTGATCATTGATACCGAGATCAACAAGGGGACTACCATAAAGTTATTGCTCCCGTCCTCATTAGCCTTGAAAGGCGCACTATTGTTTGAGTTGTCGGAACAGACGTATGCCATTGCCTTATCCTACACGGAAGCGGTGCTTTCGCTGAAGAAAGGGGATATTCATAAGCTGGGTAATACATTGATGACCAAGTATCAGGAAGAGACCATTCCTATCTTGTTTTTGAAAGACCTGATAGGCTTGACAAAGCTTAGTGATGTGACGGATGGAGGGGTGCTTCATCATTCCTTTAAGGAAACTGCTGATGATCAGCAGTTTGACATGATCGTGGTTTCTTTTGCAGGAAAACTGACAGGAATCGTTGTAGACCGGTTACTTTATCAGAAGGAGATCATCGAAAAACCTTTGGCAAAACCACTGGACAAAACCAAATTGTTGAGTGGTACGACCATTCTTGGAAATGGTCAGGTATGTCCGGTAATTGATATTGCGGCAATGACTGAAATTTTATTTAAATCAAGCATCAATCAGTGA
- the cheB gene encoding chemotaxis-specific protein-glutamate methyltransferase CheB, protein MKLQTLIVDDSAFMRLLLSDVLSSDPGLDVIGTAKDGLEAVKMTKKHRPDVIVMDMEMGEYNGLYAIKHIMEQCPTPIMILSSVGNTNLEPIFDALRLGAVDYMNKPVRGGSKIRTMDQELISRLKGINKARPQIVKNNQQVQNTAPKKKKKSSDRFEILIIGASTGGPSAVEQIIISLQDEIDVPIVICQHMPPNFIDPFVRRINSRTPLNVMLGTPGMEPRKGNVIICPGDANLELKRRGKSGKVQLVASEKTFKEYNNPSINAIMLSAAAVYKDASLGVLLTGMGKDGAKGMKAIGESGGLTVAQDEASSVIFGMPKAAIEAGKVDQVLDIKEIGTYLISVT, encoded by the coding sequence ATGAAGCTACAGACCTTAATTGTGGATGATTCAGCCTTCATGAGGTTGTTACTTTCAGATGTATTGTCTTCTGATCCGGGTTTGGACGTGATCGGTACTGCCAAAGACGGCCTGGAGGCCGTTAAGATGACCAAGAAGCATCGACCCGATGTGATTGTCATGGACATGGAAATGGGTGAGTATAATGGCCTCTATGCCATCAAGCACATCATGGAGCAATGTCCAACGCCAATTATGATCCTTAGTTCTGTTGGCAACACTAATTTGGAGCCCATATTTGATGCGCTTCGACTTGGTGCAGTTGATTACATGAACAAACCGGTCAGGGGAGGTTCCAAGATCCGGACAATGGATCAAGAGCTTATAAGTCGTTTAAAAGGCATTAATAAAGCCAGGCCACAAATTGTCAAGAACAATCAGCAGGTCCAAAATACGGCTCCGAAGAAGAAAAAGAAATCATCGGATCGATTTGAGATATTGATCATTGGAGCATCTACAGGTGGTCCTTCTGCAGTGGAACAGATCATTATCAGTTTGCAAGATGAGATAGATGTACCTATCGTAATCTGTCAGCACATGCCGCCAAACTTTATCGACCCGTTTGTTCGACGTATCAATTCACGCACCCCATTGAATGTAATGCTGGGAACACCAGGCATGGAGCCTCGTAAAGGCAATGTGATCATTTGCCCCGGAGATGCTAACCTGGAACTTAAGCGTCGGGGCAAGAGTGGTAAGGTGCAATTAGTCGCCAGTGAGAAGACATTCAAAGAGTATAATAATCCCTCGATCAATGCGATCATGTTGTCAGCAGCTGCTGTATACAAAGATGCAAGCCTGGGTGTTCTCTTGACGGGCATGGGTAAAGATGGCGCCAAAGGCATGAAGGCCATTGGCGAATCAGGGGGATTAACGGTGGCACAGGACGAAGCCTCATCGGTGATCTTTGGTATGCCTAAGGCAGCCATAGAAGCGGGGAAGGTAGATCAGGTGCTAGATATCAAAGAAATTGGAACATATCTTATAAGTGTAACCTAG
- a CDS encoding chemotaxis protein CheW, producing the protein MALGNNLRKKKVLPEQQAEGKPKKEVKKKSAAAKKATSKKQTTATKKAKPAAMAKPATKSATKPKKQVEVTAASIKKPLISTEISQEEHARRQALQQRYDEEIEARKDQRLQLIVFKFNEQRYAVEIGKSREVVKTPAISSLPHVPDFVPGLVNIRGFVIVTIDLAHKFFSGSESTNSREYTLVVEHGSNKLGVLLSDVPDTVIVPGAAMESSSGILADFTRDDTYIKGLVRTEQGMIFMLDIEELIEGNKVRVLPAKNSA; encoded by the coding sequence ATGGCTTTAGGGAACAATTTGCGTAAAAAGAAAGTCTTACCTGAGCAACAGGCGGAAGGCAAGCCTAAGAAGGAGGTGAAAAAGAAATCCGCTGCGGCTAAAAAAGCGACGAGCAAGAAACAGACGACAGCTACTAAAAAAGCCAAACCTGCCGCAATGGCAAAACCGGCCACTAAGTCAGCAACGAAACCTAAGAAACAGGTGGAGGTAACAGCCGCTTCCATTAAAAAACCTTTGATTTCGACGGAGATCAGTCAGGAAGAACATGCCCGAAGACAAGCGTTACAACAGCGGTATGATGAGGAAATAGAAGCAAGAAAAGATCAACGACTTCAACTGATCGTCTTTAAGTTCAATGAACAGCGGTACGCTGTTGAGATCGGAAAGTCTCGAGAAGTCGTGAAAACACCTGCGATTTCTTCTTTGCCTCATGTGCCTGATTTCGTTCCGGGCCTGGTGAACATCAGAGGATTTGTGATCGTAACCATCGATTTGGCACATAAATTTTTCTCAGGATCGGAATCCACCAATTCACGTGAATACACCCTGGTGGTTGAGCATGGTTCTAACAAGCTAGGTGTTTTATTGTCCGATGTTCCGGATACAGTCATTGTGCCAGGTGCGGCCATGGAGAGTTCTTCGGGAATTCTGGCAGATTTCACCAGAGATGATACGTACATCAAGGGACTGGTGAGAACAGAACAAGGAATGATCTTTATGCTGGACATAGAAGAATTGATAGAAGGGAACAAGGTCCGGGTCCTTCCAGCCAAGAACAGTGCATGA
- a CDS encoding ParA family protein: MIIGVINQKGGTGKTTTTINLGAALAARKKRVLLIDLDPQGSLSYSLGIVDFEQSLSDVFEGKTDLSSILHETERLSVAPCDIGLADTELSLADASDREYFLKNILKDLEISYDYILIDCPPSLSVLTVNALTASQLIVIPMQMEVLSLQGLDLVSDTIEKIRSSVNSDLEVAGILPVMVDRRRKLTQEVHDHIQEHFEFRVFETMIRSNVKASEAPSFGQSVVNYAPQSNSANDYKSFAKAFIKLYPTT; this comes from the coding sequence ATGATCATAGGTGTAATCAATCAAAAAGGAGGGACCGGAAAGACTACCACGACCATTAATTTGGGAGCGGCGTTGGCGGCACGCAAAAAACGCGTCCTTCTGATTGATTTAGACCCGCAGGGTAGTTTGTCTTATTCGTTGGGTATCGTTGATTTTGAGCAATCATTATCCGATGTTTTTGAGGGAAAGACGGACTTATCGTCCATCTTACATGAAACAGAGCGATTATCTGTAGCACCTTGTGATATTGGATTAGCAGATACGGAATTGTCACTTGCTGATGCCAGTGATCGGGAGTATTTCCTGAAAAATATACTCAAGGACCTAGAGATATCTTACGACTACATTCTGATCGATTGCCCTCCTTCGCTTTCGGTACTTACGGTAAATGCCTTGACGGCCAGTCAATTAATTGTCATTCCCATGCAAATGGAGGTGTTGAGTCTCCAGGGATTAGACCTGGTTTCCGACACGATTGAGAAAATACGATCTTCCGTCAATAGTGACCTGGAGGTAGCAGGAATCCTCCCAGTGATGGTGGACAGACGCAGGAAACTCACGCAGGAAGTGCATGACCACATCCAGGAGCATTTCGAATTTCGGGTTTTTGAAACCATGATCCGGTCGAATGTGAAAGCCTCTGAGGCACCATCTTTCGGACAAAGTGTGGTGAATTACGCACCACAGAGTAACAGTGCGAATGATTATAAAAGTTTTGCGAAAGCATTTATCAAATTATATCCGACGACCTGA
- a CDS encoding methyl-accepting chemotaxis protein, with the protein MLFLILGMALFTYAITITYFSIELRKNGLSEGKKLADAAIEEKANEVKGRLLEDLVTARTMGSILGNYLKYDQATRERMQEELLVSVLRDNPKYEAVWISWELQAIDDNWDKPYGRERFSYFVENDSVKAKIERLDLEGDREGGVYLEYKESRREGISKPYKYRSYFASQGDSLIATSPCIPILVNDEFVGLTGSDLSLQEYEDMTEFPLFENSEAFILSGNGYVVAHNDLDYVNKYVDVIPMMKDFDILDIRSEVNRNGVAGYETLDPETGEQVYLSFAKIPIGRSNDFWAIGTVVPVAEINKAFNKSLRYTLIAGFVGLILLGIIVFRFAKNIGISLERVSDLLRDLARGEITANRRVVVKGDDELGQISRSVNLLMEELRKKSEFAQSIGSGKLEVEFVEAGPNDELGASLLDMRKNLSRSIEDIKSVVKKAGEEGDLSARIDIKNKDGVWEEIAHLMNNLLLSVYLPFNSISQIANKMAQGDLSLRITDETKGDIAKLSNNLNQGLENLNNLIEVISENAEGIKDSSVEMLTASEEMSINTGEIATAIGQMSTGAQNQVKQVDESSGLVEKIMKSSSDMEEQAKSIYNAAQTGEERSDVGLQRIKKVNYSMRDIAAFSEDTTKSFKVLAERSKEISRVLGVISDIASQTNLLALNAAIEAAQAGDAGRGFAVVAEEIRKLAEDSRTSAKEIERLVNDVQQDTTDAARVLEVMNESVRVGGEASEGASDAFKEIAASTSQTRELSESIVTATGDQIQDIKNVVGLTESVVVIAEQTAAGTEEVASSAFELSSGMTNYKEKSQQLSEIATGLKEAVSKFNLSTRELDSAPDENSNEVVEE; encoded by the coding sequence ATGCTCTTTCTCATTTTGGGAATGGCGCTTTTTACCTATGCGATCACAATCACTTATTTCAGTATTGAACTGAGAAAAAACGGACTCTCTGAGGGAAAAAAACTGGCAGACGCAGCGATTGAAGAGAAAGCTAATGAAGTTAAAGGCAGGCTTTTGGAAGACCTGGTTACGGCCAGGACCATGGGGTCTATTTTGGGGAACTACCTAAAATATGATCAAGCTACCAGAGAGAGAATGCAGGAGGAATTGCTGGTTAGTGTTCTGAGAGATAACCCTAAATATGAGGCAGTTTGGATAAGCTGGGAGCTACAGGCCATTGATGATAATTGGGATAAACCTTACGGAAGAGAGCGTTTTTCTTATTTTGTTGAAAATGATTCCGTCAAAGCAAAAATCGAAAGACTTGATCTCGAAGGAGATCGGGAAGGAGGAGTCTATCTGGAATACAAAGAAAGTAGGCGAGAGGGAATTTCAAAGCCTTATAAATATCGAAGTTATTTTGCTTCGCAGGGAGATTCGCTTATTGCGACTTCTCCGTGTATTCCTATTCTGGTAAACGATGAATTTGTTGGATTAACCGGGTCAGATTTGTCATTGCAGGAATATGAGGACATGACTGAATTTCCGTTATTTGAAAATTCTGAAGCATTTATTCTTTCTGGGAACGGATATGTTGTGGCACATAATGATCTTGACTATGTCAATAAATATGTGGATGTCATTCCGATGATGAAAGACTTTGATATCCTTGACATTAGAAGTGAAGTGAACAGGAATGGAGTTGCAGGATATGAAACCTTGGACCCTGAAACCGGAGAACAGGTTTATTTGAGTTTTGCTAAAATTCCGATTGGTCGTTCCAATGATTTTTGGGCCATCGGTACAGTTGTTCCTGTGGCAGAGATCAATAAGGCATTCAATAAAAGTCTCCGTTATACTTTGATTGCCGGGTTTGTCGGATTGATTCTGTTAGGAATCATTGTATTTCGTTTTGCCAAAAATATCGGCATTTCGCTGGAACGAGTGAGCGACTTGCTCCGAGATCTCGCTCGAGGAGAAATAACTGCCAACCGTCGAGTTGTTGTTAAAGGAGATGATGAATTGGGCCAAATATCCCGGTCCGTCAACTTGTTGATGGAGGAATTGCGCAAAAAATCGGAATTTGCCCAAAGCATTGGGTCAGGTAAGTTGGAAGTAGAATTCGTGGAAGCAGGTCCAAACGATGAATTAGGCGCCAGTCTGCTCGACATGCGTAAGAACTTATCCAGGTCCATTGAAGACATAAAGTCAGTCGTGAAGAAAGCAGGAGAGGAAGGAGATCTATCTGCAAGAATTGATATTAAGAACAAAGATGGTGTTTGGGAGGAAATCGCTCACCTCATGAACAACCTGTTGCTTTCAGTGTACCTTCCTTTCAATTCAATCAGTCAGATTGCTAATAAAATGGCTCAAGGAGACCTTTCCTTGCGAATTACAGATGAAACCAAAGGAGATATTGCCAAGCTTTCCAATAACCTGAACCAGGGCTTAGAGAATCTGAACAATCTGATAGAAGTCATTTCAGAAAACGCGGAAGGGATCAAAGACTCATCCGTAGAAATGCTGACCGCAAGTGAAGAAATGAGCATCAACACGGGGGAGATTGCTACAGCCATCGGCCAAATGAGTACCGGTGCGCAGAATCAGGTGAAACAGGTGGATGAATCCTCCGGTTTGGTAGAGAAAATTATGAAATCTTCCTCCGACATGGAGGAGCAGGCGAAATCCATCTACAATGCTGCACAAACTGGTGAGGAACGTAGTGATGTTGGACTTCAGCGAATCAAAAAGGTGAATTACAGCATGCGAGATATCGCTGCATTTTCAGAAGATACAACCAAGTCATTTAAAGTACTGGCAGAGCGATCAAAAGAAATTTCACGTGTACTTGGTGTGATCTCCGATATCGCGTCTCAAACCAACCTATTGGCCTTGAATGCAGCGATAGAGGCTGCACAGGCTGGTGATGCAGGTCGTGGATTTGCCGTAGTAGCCGAGGAGATACGTAAGCTGGCGGAAGATTCACGAACTTCGGCAAAAGAGATTGAACGATTGGTAAATGACGTGCAGCAGGATACGACTGATGCCGCCAGAGTGCTGGAGGTAATGAATGAGAGCGTAAGAGTCGGGGGAGAAGCTTCTGAGGGCGCATCGGATGCGTTCAAGGAGATTGCAGCCTCAACTTCCCAAACCAGAGAGCTATCTGAAAGCATTGTAACGGCTACCGGTGACCAGATCCAGGACATTAAAAATGTAGTAGGGCTTACTGAATCTGTGGTGGTGATTGCCGAACAGACGGCTGCAGGTACGGAAGAAGTAGCGAGTTCTGCGTTTGAATTGTCCAGTGGTATGACCAACTACAAAGAAAAATCACAGCAACTTTCAGAAATCGCCACGGGATTGAAAGAAGCAGTGAGTAAGTTTAACTTAAGTACGCGAGAGTTGGATTCAGCTCCGGATGAGAATTCGAATGAAGTAGTTGAAGAATGA
- a CDS encoding chemotaxis protein CheW, with product MALGSNLKGEKQNPASKTENLSIPLAQEEEQYVSSFLVEATEEEDKGERHQIVVFGIEDEEFAVDISLVKEVVEMPPITPIPQSPDYVLGVANVRGNVHAILDLGVRLGLHEPQSEQANQPYALVLDHEEIKVALNIYQVPAARQVFESEIERSSAAMTRSQQEQPYIEGIINQENRLITLVNLIELTKVSEMEENEGNL from the coding sequence TTGGCATTAGGATCTAATCTGAAAGGGGAAAAACAAAATCCCGCATCGAAAACCGAAAACCTGTCCATCCCTCTAGCACAGGAAGAGGAGCAATATGTCTCTAGTTTCCTTGTAGAAGCAACTGAGGAGGAAGACAAGGGTGAACGTCATCAGATCGTCGTTTTTGGGATAGAAGATGAGGAATTTGCAGTAGACATCAGTTTGGTGAAAGAAGTGGTAGAAATGCCACCGATCACACCGATCCCACAATCACCGGATTACGTATTGGGCGTAGCCAATGTTCGTGGTAATGTCCATGCAATTTTGGACCTTGGAGTAAGATTGGGACTTCATGAGCCCCAGAGCGAACAAGCAAACCAGCCATACGCACTCGTATTGGACCATGAAGAGATCAAAGTAGCCCTCAATATCTATCAGGTACCCGCCGCAAGGCAGGTATTTGAATCAGAAATTGAACGCTCATCTGCTGCCATGACACGCTCTCAACAAGAACAGCCTTACATTGAAGGCATCATTAACCAGGAAAATAGATTGATTACACTTGTGAATCTGATTGAGTTGACTAAGGTCAGTGAGATGGAGGAAAACGAAGGTAATCTTTAG
- a CDS encoding DUF3667 domain-containing protein, with translation MSEPTTIKCKNCGEEATGKFCWNCGQKTSVGRLHIKEIIVEFFLSPFHIENHGLFWTFSWLFTQPGEVIRKYVHGERKLLYPAFRYLVLGGTIATIIAQRYKIFHLDIEDISVPILNFVEPDFFVYVNDNLTIVNLFAIPVFATFTFLFFKPRGYNYAENLTLQAYITSQQLWTLIVIFPLLQFLPGIKDLILQGYTVFTTLYYFYVVMRFFNMWSFLGFILILLSFVYSYLVQFTLTYGIYSLFGHSVSLGH, from the coding sequence ATGAGTGAACCAACAACGATCAAATGCAAGAACTGCGGCGAAGAAGCTACAGGTAAATTCTGCTGGAATTGTGGGCAGAAGACCTCAGTCGGACGTTTGCATATCAAAGAAATCATCGTTGAATTTTTTCTGTCCCCATTTCACATTGAAAACCATGGCCTCTTCTGGACGTTTTCGTGGTTGTTTACCCAGCCAGGAGAAGTCATTCGAAAGTATGTGCATGGTGAACGTAAGTTGCTTTACCCCGCATTCAGGTACCTGGTGCTGGGAGGCACGATTGCCACAATAATCGCACAACGCTACAAAATCTTTCACCTGGATATCGAGGACATCTCTGTGCCAATCCTGAATTTCGTTGAGCCAGATTTTTTTGTCTATGTCAATGATAACCTGACCATTGTCAATCTATTTGCGATCCCAGTCTTTGCCACGTTCACTTTCTTATTTTTTAAACCACGTGGGTACAACTATGCGGAGAACCTTACATTACAAGCGTACATCACTTCGCAGCAGCTTTGGACTTTGATTGTCATTTTTCCTTTGCTGCAATTTCTTCCTGGCATCAAAGACCTGATTTTGCAGGGTTACACCGTTTTTACTACCCTTTATTATTTCTATGTGGTCATGCGGTTTTTCAACATGTGGTCATTCCTGGGTTTTATCCTGATCCTGTTGAGTTTCGTTTATTCCTATCTGGTCCAGTTTACACTGACATACGGCATTTATTCCCTCTTTGGACATAGTGTTTCGCTGGGGCATTGA
- a CDS encoding ferric reductase-like transmembrane domain-containing protein, which translates to MSVSYTSVLWNKQKKRYDLALAMVVFTFLILFFGWHVVKHPTATFETIFIRAFGWLAIFLLHVVLVIGPLSRINRNFLIVLYNRRHLGVTMFVMGAIHGIFSIMNFHSLSDTNPIRSVFISNLDYGNLVTFPFQVLGFIGLTVLALMATSSHDFWLKNLGPKVWKSLHMLVYVAYGLLIMHVVLGGLQNETNPAIFNVLIGAFGIVTVLHIWAGFKERPTDNPISSGQKVDFVYACEVDDIQDDRAKIVTVFGERVAIFKYEDQLSAVNNVCRHQGGPIGEGKIIDGCITCPWHGYQYLPGNGQSPPPFTEKVETYHLKLEGKQVFIDPKPNEPGTAVPPLIINS; encoded by the coding sequence ATGAGCGTATCATATACTTCGGTACTTTGGAACAAGCAGAAGAAGCGGTATGACCTGGCGCTGGCGATGGTCGTATTCACTTTTCTGATCCTATTCTTTGGATGGCACGTGGTGAAGCATCCCACTGCCACTTTCGAGACCATCTTTATTCGTGCATTTGGCTGGCTGGCCATCTTCTTATTACATGTGGTACTGGTCATTGGCCCGCTTTCCCGGATCAACCGGAATTTTCTGATCGTTCTCTACAATCGCAGACACCTGGGAGTGACGATGTTCGTCATGGGTGCTATCCATGGTATTTTCAGCATCATGAATTTTCATTCGCTGAGCGATACCAATCCGATCCGTTCTGTTTTTATCTCCAACCTGGATTATGGCAACCTGGTTACTTTCCCGTTTCAGGTTTTAGGATTCATCGGCTTGACCGTCCTTGCTTTGATGGCCACCAGTAGCCATGATTTCTGGTTAAAGAACCTGGGGCCTAAAGTGTGGAAATCCCTGCACATGTTGGTCTACGTAGCCTATGGCTTGCTGATCATGCATGTCGTACTTGGGGGATTACAGAATGAAACGAATCCAGCGATTTTCAACGTTTTGATAGGAGCGTTTGGTATCGTGACGGTGCTGCATATATGGGCGGGCTTCAAAGAAAGACCTACAGACAATCCGATATCTTCCGGTCAAAAAGTGGATTTTGTGTACGCCTGTGAGGTGGATGATATTCAGGACGATCGGGCTAAAATAGTTACAGTCTTTGGTGAGAGAGTGGCCATCTTTAAGTATGAAGATCAGCTTTCTGCTGTAAATAATGTTTGTCGCCATCAGGGCGGTCCTATTGGAGAAGGGAAGATCATCGATGGTTGCATCACCTGTCCATGGCATGGCTATCAGTATTTGCCGGGTAATGGTCAGTCACCACCACCTTTTACTGAAAAAGTAGAGACCTACCACCTCAAGCTGGAAGGAAAACAAGTTTTCATTGATCCGAAGCCTAACGAACCTGGAACAGCAGTGCCACCTTTAATTATAAATTCATGA
- a CDS encoding glutamate synthase-related protein: protein MSDYQEFLKPVVVAEMASLNDKEPTHGQVLGTDLVIIRYGEEVSVLYGRCLHRGALLSDGFVDGHNLICGLHNWDYRYDTGVSEYAPDERLHKFEHLIANGKVYIDQAEVEEFERLAIPPRFNEDEYLGKYQDTHPEAPEPHNRYIQMLARDGLSRVGHHGVSTAMGVERDLLPKWDSIQMLPAQLSRKPLLDEDEVATGVVIGPKAKKPLKLDIPMFVSDMSFGALSREAKLALSKGAEMAGTGICSGEGGMLPDEQASNSRYLYELASAKFGFSWDKVKKAQAFHFKGGQGAKTGTGGHLPGSKVIGEIAEVRGLNEGETAISPATFTDLRTASEFGAFADTVRDESGGIPVGFKIAASRIEEDIDFALRAGMDYIILDGRGGGTGAAPTVLRDNINVPTIPALARARRYLDKVGASDVSLVITGGLRVPEDFVKALALGADAIAVSNSALQAIGCLGMRACHTNNCPVGIATQKENLRARMMVQKSAERLKNFFEASTDLMKVVARACGHSDLNDFSLEDLTTFDRDMHHLTGIPYAGVNP from the coding sequence ATGGTGAAGAGGTGTCCGTGCTATATGGAAGATGCCTGCACCGTGGTGCACTACTATCCGACGGATTTGTTGACGGACACAATTTGATCTGTGGCCTCCACAACTGGGACTACCGGTACGATACAGGAGTCAGTGAATATGCGCCTGATGAACGGCTCCATAAATTTGAACACCTGATTGCTAATGGCAAGGTCTATATAGATCAGGCCGAAGTAGAGGAGTTTGAGCGATTGGCAATCCCTCCACGCTTCAATGAAGACGAATACCTGGGCAAATACCAGGATACTCATCCGGAAGCGCCAGAACCACATAATCGATATATACAAATGCTCGCCAGGGATGGTCTTTCTAGAGTAGGTCATCATGGGGTAAGTACGGCAATGGGTGTCGAGCGTGACTTGTTGCCTAAATGGGATTCCATTCAAATGTTACCAGCACAGCTCAGCCGAAAGCCTTTACTAGATGAAGATGAGGTAGCCACAGGTGTTGTGATTGGACCTAAGGCGAAAAAACCATTGAAACTGGATATTCCTATGTTCGTTTCCGACATGTCTTTCGGGGCATTGTCTCGTGAAGCAAAATTGGCTTTGTCCAAGGGAGCAGAAATGGCTGGGACGGGTATTTGCAGTGGAGAAGGAGGTATGTTGCCTGACGAACAGGCCAGCAACAGTCGATACCTCTATGAGTTGGCGTCTGCCAAATTTGGTTTTTCCTGGGACAAAGTAAAAAAAGCACAGGCCTTTCATTTCAAAGGAGGACAAGGAGCCAAGACGGGTACCGGAGGTCATTTGCCAGGTTCCAAAGTGATCGGAGAGATCGCGGAAGTCCGTGGATTGAACGAAGGGGAAACGGCCATAAGCCCGGCGACTTTCACCGATTTGAGGACCGCATCTGAATTCGGGGCTTTTGCCGATACAGTACGAGATGAATCTGGCGGCATTCCTGTTGGTTTCAAAATAGCAGCCAGTCGGATAGAAGAAGACATTGACTTTGCGCTGAGAGCAGGTATGGATTACATCATTCTGGATGGCCGTGGAGGTGGTACAGGTGCTGCCCCAACAGTCTTGCGAGATAACATTAACGTTCCTACGATTCCGGCACTTGCGAGAGCAAGAAGGTATTTGGATAAAGTAGGTGCATCAGATGTCAGCCTGGTGATCACCGGAGGTTTGAGAGTACCTGAAGATTTTGTCAAGGCATTGGCATTAGGTGCAGATGCGATCGCTGTTTCTAATTCTGCTTTGCAGGCTATCGGATGTCTGGGTATGCGTGCTTGTCATACCAATAACTGCCCGGTGGGAATTGCTACGCAGAAAGAAAACCTTCGAGCTCGTATGATGGTGCAAAAATCTGCTGAGCGACTCAAAAACTTCTTTGAAGCCTCTACTGACTTGATGAAAGTAGTGGCACGTGCATGTGGACACAGCGACCTGAACGATTTTTCATTGGAAGACCTGACCACTTTTGACCGTGATATGCATCACCTGACAGGTATTCCTTATGCAGGCGTAAATCCCTGA